TCTATTGTTATTAAAACTAAATTCATTATTTAGAAAAAATAATTTCACAAAGTTATAAATAATCCCTCTATATTTTTTTTCACAATTTGAATTTATCAATATAATTGTACTTATTTTTTTGCTATTTATGTCTATTTCTCTTTCATTTATTGCAATTAGTGTACCATCCTGACTATTTTTTGTATTTAATTTATGAAAAATTATTCCAATTTTAAACCCTAAATAAGAGTAAAAATTATTATTTGCTACTCTATTTATAATATCATTAATATCACTTTTTTGCAAGAAAGATAAATTTGAAAACTTCTCTAAAATTTCTTCAAATGAACTCAAATTTACTTTAAAAACATTTTCCTGTTTTAAAAAATTTCCTAATGAAAATTTATTTTTATCTATATCATTGTATATTTTTTCTGAAAATGCTTCATCTAAGCTATTTATAAGTTTTTTTACATTTACATCAGATGAATTTTCTAATATCACTTTTAATAAAGCTGTCATCTTTATTTTTTTATTTTTTTTAAGTCCTGCATTTTCTAATTTTTTTATATCTTTTTCTGTTAAAATAGGATTTAACTCTATAATTTTAGTATGTTTAATTTCTTTCACAAAATCATTTTCCAAAGAAAAAGTTGTTAAAATATAATCATAGTCATCTAAATTTTTTTCTATTTGTTCAAAACTCTTCAAAGTCAAGATTTTATCTATATCTATCAAAAATTCTGTTTCTATATCTTCTTTTAAAAAGAGCGCTATATTTTCTTTATATGTAGTAACAAGTATTCCTTTCTTATTTATCTTGTTGTTATTTTGTAAAGCCTTATGAAAAAAAGGCACTAAATATGCTATTTCCTCATCTGAAACTTTTTCATTAATAACTTCTTCTAAATAATAAAAATTATTTTTTAAGAAATTAAATATAGTTGGGTACAAATCTTTCACATCTTTTAATATTGAATTTTTCAATTTTATTTTTCTTTTAGTTCTAAAAATCAAAGGTTTTATATAATAAAATATTTTATCAAAAAATACATCTATGTTTTTTAAATCAACTTTACTCTCAATTTCAAATATTCTAACTATTTTAATTATAGCTATACTGATATCTAACCAATTTTTAAATTTCACAAAAACATCTTTTTCATCTCTGCTAATTCTAAATAAATAATCTGTGAAAAATAATAAATTAATATTTGTAAAATCTGGAAAAAAATTTTTTAGTTGTAAATATTCCTGTCTTTTTTCTAAAATTTCAGTATTTTCAATATTTAAGTTGCAATTTTTCCCCTGTCTTTTACGTGAAATAACCATTAAAATAACTAAAATACTTAAGGTTTCATCCATAAAATTTAGTTCAGCTTTTTTTATTCTTTTAGAAACTGACTCTATTTCTGACATATATTCTTCTTTTATTTCTTTATAAATCACTTTTCTAAAATAACTTATGTCATCAAAAAAGATTTTGTCATACTTCTTATCAAAACTTACATATTTATATAAATAGATTGCTATAAAATATCTATAATCTTCTTCTGAATAATCAAAATAATATTTTAATTTATCATCTTGTAATAATTTAATATTATATTCTAATAATATTTTTTTTAAATTTTTTAAATCATTTCTTATAGTAGATTTACTTGTACCTAATTTTTCAGCTACTTCCTTTAATAAAAATTTATCTTTTTTCATCAAAGTATAAAGTATTATAAGTTCTTCTCTTTCCTTTTGGTTATAAATATAATTTGTACTCTCAATATTTTCAAAAAGTTTATCCATATCATCTTTATTTAAAGAAGAAAAAAACTCTCTCTTTTTTATTTCAATTTTTTTTGAACCTATTTCTTCATTAATTTCATCTATTTTGTAACGAACACTTCTCTCAGTTAAATTTAAAAGCTCTGCTATTTTAGATAGTTTTTTTTCATTTTCAATAAGTTTTAATAATTCAAAATGCTGTTTTTTTAGCATTTTTCCCTCCAATAGCTTTTTAATATATAAGTGTTCTGAAATTTTACAATTTGAAATTTATTTTAAAAAAATTAAAATATATACACATAATTAATAGAAATATTTATTTAGTTAATAATACAATTTTTTTATATATTTTACTAGCTTTTTTTTATTTCATAAATTTGTGAAAGAAATTATACAGATGCTTTATTATAAATTAAAAAGAAAGAATATACATATTACAAATCAATAATTAAATTTATAACAATTTATATTCTTTCTTCTTTGTTTTAAAATATATTTACATCCCAAAGAATAATTGCTTTTATAAAATATTCTTTTGACATAATTTTTCCATTCTTTTCTTTTCCTTTTAAAAATTCTATTATTTTATTTTTTTCTTCATCTGTGCATATAATTTGTTCCATATAATCTGTTATAGTTTTTTCTGCTTCATAAAAATATTTATCATAATAAATTTCTGGAAAATAACCCAAATTCCAAACAATATTCCATACTCCATAAGTATACTCTTTTTGGTTTGAATGAAGTTTATTAAGTTTCCTTCCTAACATTCCTTCTATTTCTTCTCTGATTGGGTCTCTATCATATACAAATCTTTCCATCAAACAATATTTTTTTGAGATTAAACACATTCTTTTTATGTGTTCAATAGTAGTAATTGCTGGAGTCATACTGGCAAATACCAAGTCAAACTCTTTTTCTTTTGTAAAATTTTCCATCCAATTTCCATGAACAAATCTAGATTCACTTACATTTTTTAATTTTTCTTTAGCATAATCTAACATCTTAGAAGAAATATCTGTTCCTGTTACATAAGAAGTAAATTTTGAAAATTCTAAAAGATGTCTTCCTGTGCCACAACCAATATCTAAAACTTTTGAATTTTCATTCAATAATTTTTTTCTTTTACTATTTTAAAAATAAGTCTATCCGAAAAATTTTCTTGTTTTTTTTCTGTTCTTTTAAAAAACCATTCACTTTTACTATCCCATATTTTTTCTAAGTCTTCTTGCTTTTCCTCTCTATCTTCTCTTTGCATAATTTTCTCAAATTCTTCTATCTTCATTTTTCTCCTTCTAATAAATTTTCAAATTTTTTTAAAAAAACTTCAAAATTTCTCTTTCTAATTACAATATCTTCTTTCCATTCATATAAGGCTTCCCAACCTTTTTCTGTTAAACTATATATTTTTTTAGCTGCTCCTCCATCAGGTAAATACCAATCTACCGTTACTAACCCTTCTTTTTCTAAACTACTAAGACAACGATACACTGTTGACATATCTCTGGTAAATCCTGGAAAATTTTCTAAAAGAGATTTTTTCACTTCTCTTGGACTATAATTTTTCTCTGCTAACAATACCAAAATAAAAGCAGTTAAATGCTTAAATTTAGATCTTTCATTGATATCCATCGTTTCCCCTTTTTTTACAAAAAATTTTTCTTACACTTCCTTCTTCTATTATACACCCAGAGTCCATATAATAAATATAATCAGCAACTTTTTTGGCAAGAGTTATATCATGTGTAACTAAAAGTACAGAAAATCCTATATTATGTTGAAGTTGCTTCAATAATCTCATAATATTTAGTTTTCCAGATTCATCTAACATAGAGCTAATCTCATCTGCTAATAGTAACTTAGGCTCCATAGATAATGCTCTTGCTATTACTACTTTTTGTCTTTGCCCACCTGAAAGCTCATTTGCCTGTTTTTTTAAAAAATTATGATTTGTTTCCAAACCAACTTTTTTTAAATTTTCTACTACAATTTCTTTACACAAAGCTAAATTTTTTTTATGCAAAATGACCGTTGGTTCAGCTATAATTTCTTCCACTGTAAGAGAGGGATTCATTGAAGAAAAAGGGTCTTGCTCTATAATTTGCAAACATTTTTCTCTGGCTATTAAATTATTCTTTTCAATTTTTTCCTGAAAAAAATATATTTCTCCTGCATCTTTGGATAAAAGTCCTGCTATTATCCTTAAAAGAGTAGTTTTTCCAGAACCTGATTTCCCCAATAAAGCAACAATTTCTCCTTGTTTAACACGAAGTGAACAATCTCTTACAGCTTCTACTTTCTGTTCAGAAGTTTTAAATAACTTTTTTATATTTCTTAATACTAAAAGTTTTTCTATTCCATTTTTATAACAAGCAACTCCCTCTTCAATATCTGATTTTAAATATGGACTATAATTTAAACAAGCCTCTACTTTCTGTGTACATCTTTTATAGAAAGGACAGGAATATTTCTCATTCTCTTCTTCTCTAATTCCCCATAAATCTTTCCAAGGATTTAAAAAGGTGCTCGACTGTAACAAAGCAAAAGTATAAGGATGTTTTGGTTCTTCTAATATTTTTTCTGTTCTTCCTTTTTCTATAAGATTTCCTCTCAATAAGATTAATACCTTTTCTGTCAAATACTCTATAACTTCAAAATCATGTGAAATAATTAACATTGTAGTATTATATTTTCTTTTTATATCTTTTAAAAGATTTAAAATATTCTTTTTAGATTCTTCTTCTAAGGCAGTAGTTGGCTCATCAATTAAAAGCAAAGGGGGATTCAGACAAATTCCCATTGCAATAAAAACTCTTTGTCTCATTCCACCAGAAAGCTCATGTGGATATTTTTTCTTATTTTTTAATTCTAAACCAACCATTTCAAGAACTTCATCTAATTTTTTTGTAATTCATTCTTATCTGAAAATTTTTTCCTTAATATCTCTAAAATTTGTTTTTCAATTGTTAAAGATGGATTTAAAGATTCCATTTGATTCTGAAAAATTAATCCTATTTCTTTAAAACAAACTTCTTTCATTTCTTTTTTATTTAGATTTTGTATTTCTTTTCCTTTAAAATAAATTTTTCCTTCTATTTTTGCCTTATCATATAACAACCCCATAATAGCTAATAATATTGTACTTTTTCCACTTCCTGATTCTCCAACAATGCCATATATCTCACCTTCATTTAAAGAAAAATTTATATTTTTTACTCCTATTTGAGAAGAACCAGAATGTGAGTAATATGTTATTGTTAAATTTTCAACTCTTAATATCTCTGTCATTGTATTCTGTATACTCCTCCAATTTTTCTTTCTATTTTTTGACCAATAATAGCAATGGATAAAACCATAAGGACCATAAATATTACAGGATATACTAACCACCATTTCCAAAATTCTGTGAGATATATATTAGGAAAATCCATAGCTCTTGTTATAATCATTCCCCAACTTTTAGATAATGGATCCCCTAATCCTAAATATGACAAGGCAGCTTCTGCTAAAATAGCTCTATTCATAAGTTTTATTACACTCATCATAATAATAGAAAAAAATGGTTTCCAAAAGTGCCATAAAAAAAGATGAATAAAACCTGCACCATAAATTTTTGCTATTTTTACATAATTTTCTTGCTTCATTCTTAAAATTTGGCTTCTTGTAATTTTAGCTGGCATAATCCAAGAAACTAAAACTATGGAAAAAATAATATTTTTTAAACTTGGACCTAAAAAAGTTCCTAAGACTACCATAAGAAGTAAATCAGGAATACTGATAAAAAAATCTATTATTCCTAAAAGAATTTCATCAAAAATACCTCCAAAATATCCTGCTACCATTCCTATAATACTTCCACCAACAGCTGCAAATAAAGCACTTAAACAAGATAAAATAATAGTATTTTTTGCCCCATAACAGATTTCAGAAAAAATATCTATCCCTAAATCATCTGTTCCAAACCAATGTTCCTTAGAGGGAGGTAGTAATGCTGCTCCACTAGGTACTGTTCCAGATTTCAAAAAAGAAAAATAAGGAAGAATTGCAAGAATTAGTATAAGAAACAAAAAAATATAAGATAATTTTAAATTTATTTCCTTTATCCTCATAATTCTTTCCTCTTTTCTATTGTTTGATAAAAATTTTCACCTAAAAGGCTTATAGTTAAAATAAAAATTGTGATAACTAAAAAAATTCCTTGTAATAATAAATAATCTCTATAAAAAACAGCATCTCTTATTAATTTGCCAATTCCTGGATATTTAAACACATTTTCTACTATCAATGTTGCATTAAACATTGTCTGTATACTAAGTAAAAATCTAGTCATTATTGGATTTATTGCATTAGGTAAACAATGCCTCATCAAGATATAAATATCTCCCAATGATTTTGCTTGAGCTGTTTCCACATATTTTTTTTGAATTTGTTGAAGCATAGCACTTCTGCTGACAAAATAAAAATCTGGAAGTCTTAAAAAAGTTAAGGTTAAACTTGGTAAGACTGCATGTTTTATAATATCTAAAATAAAACTCCAAGAAAATTCAATTTTTATAAATGGAGTTATTCCTCCAGCTGTTGGTAAAATTCTCCATTTTATGATAAAAAACATCAATATCATATTTGCAGTCAAAAAACTTGGAATTTCAGATATGATAACCATTCCTTGATAAAGGATTGTATCTATTTTTCTTTGACAATTCCATGCAGAAAAACTTCCCAAAAACAAACCCAAAACTGAACTAATACATAATGAAAAAATTACTATTCCTGCTGTCCATACTAAACGGCTAAATATTAAAGTTATTACTTTTTCTTTAAAATAAATGCTATATCCTAAATTTCCTGTAAAAATACCAAAAAGATAATTCAAATACTGCCTCCATAATGGCATATCTAATCCATAATATTGTTTATATTTTAAAATTTCTTCTTCTGTATAACTTGCAACTTCTGTCCCATCTGAAGATAAAAATACAAAAGGATCAGCTTTCATTATACGAGGCAGTATAAAATGTATTGTTAATAATATAAAAAATAAAACTATATATTTCTTTTTCATTTCTTTGGTCTTATTATATATGATAATTTAGGATGATCTAGTTTAGTATGGTCATACCTAGTTGTCCAATAATCATATTTTTCTGGTCTGTAAACTGTATTTTCAACTTCTCCATATAATAAAAGCATTGGAATTTCTTCTGCTAAAACTTCTTGAATTTTATATATCAATTCTTTTCTTTTTTCAACATCTTTTTCTGTTGATTGTTCAGATAATAATTCATCTAAGACTTCATTATGATAGCCTGCTAATTCTCCTTTTTTTGATTTAGATGAATATATTTCTCTTAACATATCTGGATCTGCTCCCATTCCTCCATACTTCATAATTGCCATTTGATAATCTTTATCTCTTACTTTGCTATCTCTTGCTTTACTATCAATACTTACTACTTTTACTGAAATTCCAATTTCTTCTAATCTTATTTTTATAAGTTCGGCCATTTTTACTTCCTTAGGACTATTTCCTACCAATAGTTCCACTTCAAAAGTTTTACCTTTCATAAGCTCTTTTGCCTTTTCTACATTATAAGAATAAGCTGGAAGATTTTTATTATACATTGAATGAGTTGGCGGTAAATAACCTTGACTTCCCTCTAAACCTGAACCTCTTTCCAATTTATCAATTAATTCTTTTCTATCAATAGCATAAGCAATTGCTTGTCTTATATCTTTATCTTTTAAAGCTGGGACTCTATCAAAATTAAAATACAATCTATAATTATGTAAACCAAAATTTTTAACAATTTTAAATTCTTTGTTATTTTCAAAATTTTTTAATAGGTCAACAGGAACTACTGTAATATCAATTTCTCCATTTTGAAATGCTAAAACTTTATCACTGACTGGTATCCATTCTATTGCTGTTGCAGCTGGTTCTAATCCCCAAAATTCATTATTCTTTTCCATTTTATATGAACCTTGTTCTGAATTATATGCCACTAATTTATATGGACCTGACCCCACAATATCTCCTTCTCCTGAAAATTTTTCTGGGTCATCTACTTTCTCCCAAATATGTTTTGGAATTATTCTCATACTACCAATTTTTTCAAGTGCTACTGGTGTATAATCCACTGTATGAATTATAACTTTATTTCCATCAACTGAAACTGAATCTATTAAGTACTCTCCATTTAACATAAGCCCACCTCTTACTGGAGGATGTTTTTTAAAATATTCCACAGTAAAAGCTACATCTTCTGCTGTTAAATCTTTTCCATCATGCCATTTTGCACCATCTACCAAAGTAAATGTAAAAGTTTTTCCATCTTCACTTACTTCCCATTCTTTTGCTAGCCAAGGAATTAATCCATTCTCATCTTTTTCCAATAATGAATCATAAATTAACTCCATTTTGAAAAAACCTGGTCCTCTATTTTGGTGTCTAAATGGATTTGGATAGCCAAAATCTCCTCCCTCTAATCTAAGAACTACTTCCTTTTCTTCTGGCTTTGTCACTTCTTCTTTTTCCTTATTGCAAGCAACTAAAAAAAGTAAACATAAAACAAAGATTCCTATAATACCTAACTTTTTATTTTTCACTCAAAACCTCCTAATATAAAAAAATTTTATAATAAAATATTTAGTTTATTATAATGCATATTGCACTATGATGTCAAATACATTTTTTATTTTTCTATAAAAAAAAACTATATAGCTAAATAACTATATAGTCTTTTAGGGAAATAATAATCTATATACACTAGTGTTAGTGCCTTATTTATACACTTACTTGGTAGCCATAAATGTTTCCAGAGCTCCACAAAGGCTCTCTCAACATTTATGGACACCAGTAAGTGATATAGGATAATTTTGATGGAATTAGAATATAACTCTAAGTCCTAATCCTCCTCTTACATTATGACCTTTTATGTCATATCCTACATTTGCAGTTACTCCATATCTTTGGTTATCTAAACCAATATTTAAGTCTGTTTTTATATTTCCTCTTCTATCTTCTTTTTCTCCTCTGATATTGAACCAATCTGCTGTTGTATCTACAACTCTTGCTTTATTTTTTCCATTTGCTATTCTTCCTAATTCATTTTCATAAGCTACTGTTAAGCCTACTTTTAATGTCTTTCTATCAAATAGATGTTTATAGGCAAGTTCTCCTCCAAATTCTGGTCTTATTGAGAAATAATCATTATGTTTAACTTCCAGTTTTATTTCTCCTGACTTTTCTTTTATCTTAGTCATTCTTCCATACTCTGTTTTTAATGCTGCATATGGTTTTAATGTGAAATCTTCACTTAATCTAAAGCTTTTACTTACTTCATTTTTTACTCCTAATCCATAAGAATAGTATTTAGATTTTGCATGGAATATTTCATCTACAACTAAGAATCTTCTATGCATTTTATTATATCCTGCAAATACTTCCCCAGATATTGTCCAGTTTAAGCTATTATCATAATCAAATGGAACTGATTTAAATACTCCAAGTTTTGCTTGTAACATTTGTTCTTTTGATCTTCCTATATCTTTAAACTTAAATGTATTATGAACTATACCTGTATACCAGCCAAGAGTTTTTCCTAATCTTACAGTTTCATCTTCATGTACATAAGCTACACCATAAGCATGATTCTTATAATCTATTACTCCTGCTGTATCTGTCTTATATTCTCCATTAGTTCCAAATACTTTTACTTTATTTGAATCTTTAGATACTGTTTGCCATTCACTTCTTAAATAGTCAAATTCTTGAGAAAGAATTTCTCCTGTTGCATTTATTCTTTGTTGAACATTTGCATATTGATGTCCCATCATTTCATCAAATGCTTGTGATAATAAAATTGATTCGTTTTTTCCTATTCCATTTAGTTTATTAAATACTGATTTTTCTTTTGAATCTAGTGTATTTTTATCATATCTTTGCTCTAAACCATCTGAAAAATTGTATACATCATTATCATTTGCAAAAGTTGTATATGGAATTTTTGCTAAATATAGTGATTTTATTTGATTTTCATCTGAATTTAATTGAGCAGTCCCTATCCAAGTTAAAGAACCAGAATATACATACCATTTTTTAATTTGAGAATTAGATAAAATTGTTTCATTATATGGTGCTAAAATATTATCTTTAATTTTAATAGCTCTAGAATTTGTATATCTAGTTGCTTCTGTTCCAATAATAAAATCTACTTC
This Fusobacterium animalis 7_1 DNA region includes the following protein-coding sequences:
- a CDS encoding BglG family transcription antiterminator codes for the protein MLKKQHFELLKLIENEKKLSKIAELLNLTERSVRYKIDEINEEIGSKKIEIKKREFFSSLNKDDMDKLFENIESTNYIYNQKEREELIILYTLMKKDKFLLKEVAEKLGTSKSTIRNDLKNLKKILLEYNIKLLQDDKLKYYFDYSEEDYRYFIAIYLYKYVSFDKKYDKIFFDDISYFRKVIYKEIKEEYMSEIESVSKRIKKAELNFMDETLSILVILMVISRKRQGKNCNLNIENTEILEKRQEYLQLKNFFPDFTNINLLFFTDYLFRISRDEKDVFVKFKNWLDISIAIIKIVRIFEIESKVDLKNIDVFFDKIFYYIKPLIFRTKRKIKLKNSILKDVKDLYPTIFNFLKNNFYYLEEVINEKVSDEEIAYLVPFFHKALQNNNKINKKGILVTTYKENIALFLKEDIETEFLIDIDKILTLKSFEQIEKNLDDYDYILTTFSLENDFVKEIKHTKIIELNPILTEKDIKKLENAGLKKNKKIKMTALLKVILENSSDVNVKKLINSLDEAFSEKIYNDIDKNKFSLGNFLKQENVFKVNLSSFEEILEKFSNLSFLQKSDINDIINRVANNNFYSYLGFKIGIIFHKLNTKNSQDGTLIAINEREIDINSKKISTIILINSNCEKKYRGIIYNFVKLFFLNNEFSFNNNRLNIYDYLISNI
- a CDS encoding PadR family transcriptional regulator, which encodes MDINERSKFKHLTAFILVLLAEKNYSPREVKKSLLENFPGFTRDMSTVYRCLSSLEKEGLVTVDWYLPDGGAAKKIYSLTEKGWEALYEWKEDIVIRKRNFEVFLKKFENLLEGEK
- a CDS encoding ABC transporter permease; its protein translation is MRIKEINLKLSYIFLFLILILAILPYFSFLKSGTVPSGAALLPPSKEHWFGTDDLGIDIFSEICYGAKNTIILSCLSALFAAVGGSIIGMVAGYFGGIFDEILLGIIDFFISIPDLLLMVVLGTFLGPSLKNIIFSIVLVSWIMPAKITRSQILRMKQENYVKIAKIYGAGFIHLFLWHFWKPFFSIIMMSVIKLMNRAILAEAALSYLGLGDPLSKSWGMIITRAMDFPNIYLTEFWKWWLVYPVIFMVLMVLSIAIIGQKIERKIGGVYRIQ
- a CDS encoding ABC transporter permease, translating into MKKKYIVLFFILLTIHFILPRIMKADPFVFLSSDGTEVASYTEEEILKYKQYYGLDMPLWRQYLNYLFGIFTGNLGYSIYFKEKVITLIFSRLVWTAGIVIFSLCISSVLGLFLGSFSAWNCQRKIDTILYQGMVIISEIPSFLTANMILMFFIIKWRILPTAGGITPFIKIEFSWSFILDIIKHAVLPSLTLTFLRLPDFYFVSRSAMLQQIQKKYVETAQAKSLGDIYILMRHCLPNAINPIMTRFLLSIQTMFNATLIVENVFKYPGIGKLIRDAVFYRDYLLLQGIFLVITIFILTISLLGENFYQTIEKRKEL
- a CDS encoding ABC transporter substrate-binding protein yields the protein MKNKKLGIIGIFVLCLLFLVACNKEKEEVTKPEEKEVVLRLEGGDFGYPNPFRHQNRGPGFFKMELIYDSLLEKDENGLIPWLAKEWEVSEDGKTFTFTLVDGAKWHDGKDLTAEDVAFTVEYFKKHPPVRGGLMLNGEYLIDSVSVDGNKVIIHTVDYTPVALEKIGSMRIIPKHIWEKVDDPEKFSGEGDIVGSGPYKLVAYNSEQGSYKMEKNNEFWGLEPAATAIEWIPVSDKVLAFQNGEIDITVVPVDLLKNFENNKEFKIVKNFGLHNYRLYFNFDRVPALKDKDIRQAIAYAIDRKELIDKLERGSGLEGSQGYLPPTHSMYNKNLPAYSYNVEKAKELMKGKTFEVELLVGNSPKEVKMAELIKIRLEEIGISVKVVSIDSKARDSKVRDKDYQMAIMKYGGMGADPDMLREIYSSKSKKGELAGYHNEVLDELLSEQSTEKDVEKRKELIYKIQEVLAEEIPMLLLYGEVENTVYRPEKYDYWTTRYDHTKLDHPKLSYIIRPKK